One stretch of Deinococcus radiopugnans ATCC 19172 DNA includes these proteins:
- the sodA gene encoding superoxide dismutase [Mn], with amino-acid sequence MAYQVPPLPYAYDALAPHIDARTMEIHHDKHHQAYVDNANKALEGTEFADLPVEELITRLDSVPADKKTALRNNAGGHANHSLFWTVMGPQGSTQPGGELMTAINDAFGSFDDFKKKFEDAAKTRFGSGWAWLVVQNGKLAVVSTANQDSPLMGEAISGTSGTPILGVDVWEHAYYLNYQNKRPDYLEAFWNVVNWDEVARRYADAK; translated from the coding sequence ATGGCTTACCAAGTTCCCCCCCTGCCCTACGCTTACGACGCCCTGGCCCCCCACATCGACGCCCGCACCATGGAAATCCACCATGACAAGCACCACCAGGCCTACGTGGACAACGCCAACAAGGCGCTGGAAGGCACCGAGTTCGCCGACCTGCCCGTCGAGGAACTGATCACCAGGCTCGACAGCGTGCCCGCCGACAAGAAGACGGCGCTGCGCAACAACGCGGGCGGCCACGCCAACCACAGCCTGTTCTGGACCGTGATGGGCCCGCAGGGCAGCACGCAGCCGGGCGGCGAGCTGATGACCGCCATCAATGACGCCTTCGGTTCCTTCGACGACTTCAAGAAGAAGTTCGAGGACGCCGCCAAGACCCGCTTCGGCAGCGGCTGGGCGTGGCTGGTCGTGCAGAACGGCAAGCTGGCTGTGGTCAGCACCGCCAACCAGGACAGCCCCCTGATGGGCGAGGCCATCTCCGGGACGAGCGGCACCCCGATCCTGGGCGTGGACGTGTGGGAACACGCCTACTACCTGAACTACCAGAACAAGCGTCCCGACTACCTGGAAGCCTTCTGGAACGTCGTCAACTGGGATGAAGTGGCCCGGCGCTACGCCGACGCGAAGTAA
- a CDS encoding chloride channel protein: MRSPLPRAVLTRLETGRVVVLSVLVGALVGGLSILLRLLLEAVLGLGALITGYAPPGTPGEGGLLMAFGDALPWGLLALPVVGALYSWLVPAAAGDALGQLVRGYHARGQWPTPLVQFRTLLGTVLAYGTGLLVGRDSAFTVTGQLGTRLLGRFTRLDAVETRTLTLAGAAAALGAVLHAPLAAAVLIAEVLYRRFEFEFEVVMPCVLAAVAGTAVYGLAFGFTPLLSVPVLGVPSSAQLPALLGVALAATLAGWLSLLAVRVVPESWAGGRLRPLLGGLFGLTTAAVAVYGTPAVLGDGSGWVQLGVSDFVGADGGVAGAWRWLLLALGARLAFGGGVLPSVGVGGLLGAGLGSVLGVDPALSTLVGLVAYLTVTLNVPLAAALLAVAWGGEALLPSALVAAGLAHALSGTGGLVPGQVESRAQSGVHQGGPGLVGGLAQLPDSVRFIPRRAPDPSVEAVQDAPAVRYDGPPAAAAETPTEPPSSERELYRRGVPPSWRGARLKLLSLPPGVEVVGLVRDGTVRLPHPEVRLTPDDELVFLARPDAYAALEGLLRLPGA, from the coding sequence ATGCGTTCCCCCTTGCCCCGCGCCGTGCTGACCCGTCTGGAAACGGGACGGGTGGTGGTGCTCAGCGTGCTGGTGGGGGCGCTGGTGGGCGGCCTAAGCATTCTGCTGCGCCTGCTGCTGGAGGCGGTTCTGGGGCTGGGCGCCCTGATCACGGGCTACGCCCCTCCCGGCACCCCCGGCGAGGGCGGGCTGCTGATGGCCTTCGGGGACGCGCTGCCCTGGGGCCTGCTGGCGTTGCCGGTGGTGGGAGCGCTGTACAGCTGGCTGGTGCCTGCGGCGGCGGGCGACGCGCTGGGGCAGCTGGTGCGCGGCTACCATGCCCGCGGGCAGTGGCCCACGCCCCTCGTTCAGTTCCGCACGCTGCTGGGCACGGTGCTGGCCTACGGTACGGGTCTGCTGGTGGGCCGGGACTCGGCCTTCACGGTCACCGGACAACTGGGCACGCGGCTGCTGGGCCGCTTCACGCGGCTGGACGCAGTAGAGACCCGCACGCTGACCCTGGCCGGGGCGGCGGCGGCGCTGGGGGCCGTGCTGCACGCGCCGCTGGCCGCCGCCGTCCTGATCGCCGAGGTGCTGTACCGCCGCTTCGAATTCGAGTTCGAGGTGGTCATGCCGTGCGTGCTGGCCGCCGTGGCCGGGACGGCGGTGTACGGGCTGGCCTTCGGCTTCACGCCGCTGCTGAGCGTGCCGGTGCTGGGAGTTCCGTCTTCGGCCCAGCTTCCGGCCTTGCTGGGGGTGGCGCTGGCCGCCACGCTGGCCGGGTGGCTGTCGCTGCTGGCGGTGCGCGTCGTGCCCGAAAGCTGGGCGGGTGGCCGCCTGCGCCCGCTGCTGGGCGGACTGTTCGGGCTGACGACGGCGGCCGTCGCCGTTTACGGCACCCCCGCCGTGCTGGGCGACGGCAGCGGCTGGGTGCAGCTGGGCGTCTCGGATTTCGTGGGGGCGGACGGCGGCGTGGCGGGTGCGTGGCGCTGGCTGCTGCTGGCGCTGGGGGCGCGGCTGGCCTTCGGGGGCGGCGTGTTGCCCTCGGTGGGGGTGGGCGGGCTGCTGGGCGCGGGGCTGGGCAGCGTGCTGGGCGTGGACCCGGCGCTGTCTACCCTGGTCGGGCTGGTGGCCTACCTGACCGTGACCCTGAACGTGCCGCTGGCCGCCGCGCTGCTGGCGGTGGCCTGGGGCGGCGAGGCGCTGCTGCCCAGCGCGCTGGTGGCCGCCGGGCTGGCCCACGCCCTGAGCGGCACCGGCGGCCTGGTGCCGGGCCAGGTCGAGTCCCGTGCCCAGAGCGGCGTGCATCAGGGCGGGCCGGGGCTGGTGGGCGGTCTGGCGCAGCTGCCCGACTCGGTGCGCTTCATCCCGCGCCGCGCCCCTGACCCGTCGGTGGAGGCTGTCCAGGATGCGCCGGCCGTCCGCTATGACGGGCCGCCCGCCGCCGCTGCCGAGACCCCCACCGAACCCCCTTCCAGTGAACGCGAACTGTACCGCCGGGGCGTGCCGCCCAGCTGGCGCGGCGCCCGCCTCAAGCTGCTGAGCCTGCCGCCAGGGGTGGAGGTGGTGGGGCTGGTGCGTGACGGCACGGTGCGGCTGCCCCACCCCGAAGTGCGCCTGACACCCGACGACGAGTTGGTCTTTCTGGCCCGTCCGGACGCCTATGCCGCGCTGGAGGGTCTGCTGAGGTTGCCCGGAGCCTGA
- a CDS encoding DUF4388 domain-containing protein: MQGLLEDLPLLGILELIHTTRQTGVLDVQADVPYTVTFVSGEIISGGILDWMGLDALYASPLLPDSGTFDFARRPVAGTPLGPYGHLTTDWARVSDEWEKICEVIGSPSRCFQGDLFPFEGQGGGSVRGAARELDIPVFQAAQLVVGAMKQGRLRPLDRYEWHRLRLQPTGPRARTHPVARHLNGKRTLGEATGAGLPQRDVRDYLLDELRLGLRFPGSGWVLRDLVWEQKHSAVAADALLQYQL; the protein is encoded by the coding sequence ATGCAGGGACTTCTTGAGGACCTTCCGCTGCTGGGCATTCTGGAGCTGATTCACACCACCCGGCAGACCGGGGTGCTGGACGTTCAGGCCGACGTGCCGTACACCGTCACCTTCGTGTCCGGTGAGATCATCTCGGGCGGGATCCTCGACTGGATGGGGCTGGACGCGCTGTACGCCAGTCCGCTGCTGCCGGACAGCGGCACCTTCGACTTCGCGCGCCGTCCAGTGGCCGGAACGCCGCTGGGGCCGTACGGGCACCTGACCACCGACTGGGCGCGCGTCAGCGACGAGTGGGAAAAGATCTGCGAGGTCATCGGCAGCCCCAGCCGCTGCTTTCAGGGCGACCTGTTCCCCTTTGAGGGCCAGGGCGGCGGCTCGGTGCGCGGCGCAGCCAGGGAGCTGGACATTCCGGTGTTTCAGGCGGCCCAGCTGGTCGTGGGGGCCATGAAGCAGGGGCGGCTGCGGCCCCTGGACCGCTACGAATGGCACCGGCTGAGGCTGCAACCCACCGGGCCGCGCGCCCGGACGCACCCGGTGGCCCGCCACCTGAACGGCAAGCGCACGCTGGGCGAGGCCACCGGGGCGGGCCTGCCCCAGCGCGACGTGCGCGACTATCTGCTGGACGAACTGCGGCTGGGCCTGCGCTTTCCCGGCAGCGGCTGGGTGCTGCGCGATCTGGTCTGGGAGCAGAAACACAGTGCCGTCGCGGCGGACGCTTTGCTGCAGTACCAGCTGTAG
- a CDS encoding NAD(P)H-hydrate dehydratase encodes MSEFILSPEGARRVDARLERAGLLDLTMEEAGRAVADAVQASFPDGPVLVLAGGGANGGDALVVARQLLALGRTVRVLAQPGKHPLTRLNRRRLRAVGGEVRPLQVAALRRAAASAGVLVDGLLGTGFVPPLRPALAELIGALNATRRAGVPVLSIDVPSGVEAASAQEPEPSVRADVTVTLMGLKTALLFGEAATRAGRVTLVPLRVPPGWVREEAFATRPDDAAVAARLPVRTSGAHKGTAGRVWIVGGHPGTVGAAALAGLGALRAGAGLVTVHSLAEVPLVTPELMVQRHVDWDQALPALRAVGLPDAVALGMGLGPEAVRVAREVLTWGIPTVLDADALHPELAGQGHPECLWTPHPGEAARLLGTRTADVTRDPLAAARRLQTLLGGTVVLKGGPSVVASAGALSVSRGGHPGMASGGMGDTLSGILAALLGQGLSAADAGVAGVRLHARAGERAASTHGYGLIATDVSDQLGAAWLDLAADAPPP; translated from the coding sequence ATGAGCGAATTCATCCTGAGTCCCGAGGGCGCGCGGCGGGTGGACGCCCGTCTGGAGCGTGCCGGGCTGCTGGACCTGACAATGGAGGAGGCCGGGCGCGCGGTGGCTGACGCCGTGCAGGCCTCGTTTCCGGACGGCCCGGTCCTGGTGCTGGCGGGCGGCGGGGCCAACGGGGGCGACGCGCTGGTGGTTGCCCGGCAGCTGCTGGCGCTGGGCCGGACGGTGCGGGTGCTGGCGCAGCCCGGCAAGCATCCGCTGACCCGGCTGAACCGCCGTCGCCTGCGGGCCGTGGGCGGGGAGGTGCGGCCCCTCCAGGTGGCGGCCCTGCGCCGCGCCGCCGCTTCCGCCGGGGTGCTGGTGGACGGTCTGCTGGGCACCGGCTTCGTGCCGCCGCTGCGTCCGGCCCTGGCCGAGCTGATCGGGGCGCTGAACGCTACCCGCCGTGCGGGTGTGCCGGTGCTGTCCATCGACGTGCCCAGTGGGGTAGAGGCTGCGAGCGCGCAGGAGCCGGAGCCCAGCGTGCGCGCCGACGTGACCGTGACCCTGATGGGCCTTAAGACGGCCCTGCTGTTCGGCGAGGCGGCCACGCGGGCGGGCCGGGTGACGCTGGTGCCGCTGCGCGTGCCGCCGGGGTGGGTGCGCGAGGAAGCTTTTGCCACCCGCCCCGACGACGCGGCGGTGGCGGCGCGGCTGCCCGTTCGCACCTCAGGCGCGCACAAGGGCACGGCGGGGCGGGTCTGGATCGTGGGCGGGCATCCCGGCACGGTGGGGGCGGCGGCGCTGGCGGGACTGGGGGCGCTGCGGGCCGGGGCGGGGCTGGTCACGGTGCATTCGCTGGCCGAGGTGCCCCTGGTGACGCCTGAGCTGATGGTTCAGCGGCACGTGGACTGGGATCAGGCCCTGCCCGCGCTGCGGGCGGTGGGTCTGCCGGACGCTGTAGCGCTGGGCATGGGCCTGGGGCCGGAGGCCGTGCGGGTGGCCCGCGAGGTGCTGACCTGGGGCATCCCCACCGTGCTGGACGCCGACGCCCTGCACCCCGAACTGGCCGGTCAAGGCCACCCCGAATGCCTGTGGACCCCGCATCCCGGCGAGGCGGCGCGGCTGCTGGGCACCCGCACGGCAGACGTCACCCGTGATCCGCTGGCCGCGGCGCGGCGCCTGCAGACCCTGCTGGGCGGCACGGTGGTTCTCAAGGGCGGCCCCAGCGTCGTCGCGTCGGCGGGCGCGCTGAGCGTGTCACGCGGCGGGCATCCCGGCATGGCTTCCGGGGGTATGGGGGACACGCTGTCGGGCATTCTGGCGGCGCTGCTGGGACAGGGACTGAGTGCCGCCGACGCCGGTGTGGCCGGGGTGCGGCTGCACGCCCGCGCGGGCGAACGCGCCGCCAGCACGCACGGCTACGGCCTGATCGCCACCGACGTCTCGGATCAGCTGGGCGCGGCGTGGCTGGACCTCGCGGCCGACGCGCCGCCGCCTTGA
- a CDS encoding tetratricopeptide repeat protein has protein sequence MSDPVRSRSRPAEPSAADPAALPDLGEVIRAGEWRRALAVSRLNAADPNLQEALETVFRFQETVRARRYPSARRALTDYREALAGSGDAAELSVLRRAADPDALGAALDALTAHLKEPDPEVLAAGLAPALAQPLTRAEALNIQGVLLALQGESAGARALFETALEADPGHYRALTNLGNLDIESGDHAGAEARYREVIRLNPEYDGGHHNLGVALRRQGKMGEAVRSIRRGQRLGMKRSKEDADAEVKAQFAGNPLFRGLRWVLLAVVILVLFLALRGAVT, from the coding sequence GTGTCTGATCCCGTCCGTTCTCGTTCCAGGCCAGCCGAGCCGTCCGCCGCCGATCCCGCCGCCCTGCCCGATCTGGGCGAGGTCATCCGTGCCGGCGAGTGGCGCCGGGCGCTGGCCGTCTCGCGCCTGAACGCGGCGGACCCCAACCTGCAAGAGGCGCTGGAGACAGTGTTCCGTTTTCAGGAAACGGTGCGGGCGCGGCGTTACCCCTCGGCCCGGCGGGCGCTGACCGACTACCGCGAGGCGCTGGCTGGGAGCGGTGACGCCGCCGAACTGAGCGTGCTGCGCCGCGCCGCCGATCCGGACGCCCTGGGCGCGGCGCTGGACGCCCTGACCGCCCACCTGAAGGAGCCGGATCCGGAGGTGCTGGCCGCCGGCCTGGCCCCGGCGCTGGCCCAGCCGCTGACGCGGGCCGAGGCGCTGAACATTCAGGGCGTGTTGCTGGCGTTGCAGGGCGAGAGCGCCGGGGCCAGGGCGCTGTTCGAGACGGCGCTGGAGGCCGATCCAGGCCACTACCGCGCGCTGACCAACCTGGGCAATCTGGACATCGAGAGCGGGGACCATGCGGGGGCCGAGGCCCGTTACCGCGAGGTGATTCGCCTGAATCCCGAGTACGACGGCGGCCACCACAACCTGGGCGTGGCGCTGCGCCGCCAGGGAAAGATGGGCGAGGCGGTGCGCTCGATCCGCCGTGGGCAGCGGCTGGGCATGAAGCGCTCCAAGGAGGACGCCGACGCCGAGGTCAAGGCGCAGTTCGCGGGCAATCCGCTGTTCAGGGGCCTGCGCTGGGTGCTGCTCGCGGTGGTGATTCTGGTGCTGTTCCTGGCCCTGCGCGGCGCGGTGACCTGA
- a CDS encoding VanW family protein, which yields MKFWLMGVTATVLLGGALAMGVAASSDEKLAPGLSVAGVDVGGLTREQAIAALGERAATPPQVTVTAGKQSWTLGADQLGWHADAETSVAAAEKVSAARTLLERVQGMLGQPQPQNFPLIAAVDPALAKAALTTLTASLNAPPRNAAVAFDKQKLRYAVTVRDAPGRQYDAAAAATVYAAAPTATTLQIPVRESRAQYTADVLQGYVDQGNALMRPFGATLAGTARKGVLTPLQVANLYWVRPQGIVADEAAIKRAFALLTDFIDQPAQNARFAFKGDKPVKVPEQAGRVTQQSAYAAFRATVLDPAKTSMVFASKKVRPELTEAQLPDASKLSLIHTGVSTYYGSSPERRTNVANAAAKINGAVVPVGGTFSFLDALGGITADNGFVGGLIISGGRTVDGLGGGVCQVSTTVFRALYGAGLPVEERNQHSYRVGYYEPQVGFEAAVYDPGLDLKFGNDTGGPLLIRTVNDDAASTLDVQVWGVKQARKVTVSPAVILSRTPHPAPKYVVNPKLRPGTTRQVDWAADGFSLYITRTIKDASGVRTDKTSTVYKPWQAVYEVGPS from the coding sequence GTGAAGTTCTGGTTGATGGGGGTAACGGCGACGGTGCTGCTGGGCGGGGCACTGGCGATGGGCGTGGCGGCGAGCTCCGACGAGAAGCTGGCGCCGGGCCTGAGTGTGGCGGGCGTGGATGTGGGCGGGCTGACCCGTGAGCAGGCCATCGCCGCCCTCGGCGAGCGCGCCGCCACGCCCCCGCAGGTCACCGTGACCGCCGGGAAGCAGTCGTGGACGCTGGGGGCCGATCAACTGGGCTGGCACGCCGACGCCGAGACCAGCGTGGCCGCCGCCGAGAAGGTCAGCGCCGCCCGCACCCTGCTGGAGCGCGTTCAGGGCATGCTCGGCCAGCCGCAGCCGCAGAACTTTCCGCTGATCGCCGCCGTCGATCCTGCTTTGGCAAAGGCGGCGCTGACCACCCTGACCGCCAGCCTGAACGCGCCGCCCAGGAACGCCGCCGTCGCCTTCGACAAACAGAAGCTCCGGTACGCCGTGACGGTCAGGGACGCGCCGGGCCGCCAGTACGATGCCGCCGCCGCCGCCACGGTCTACGCCGCCGCGCCCACCGCCACCACCCTCCAGATTCCAGTCCGGGAGTCCAGGGCGCAGTACACCGCCGACGTCCTGCAGGGCTACGTGGACCAGGGCAACGCGCTGATGCGGCCGTTCGGGGCGACGCTGGCCGGCACGGCGCGCAAGGGCGTGCTGACGCCGCTGCAGGTGGCCAACCTGTACTGGGTCAGGCCGCAGGGCATCGTGGCCGACGAGGCGGCCATCAAACGCGCCTTCGCCCTGCTGACGGACTTCATCGATCAGCCCGCGCAGAACGCCCGCTTCGCGTTCAAGGGCGACAAGCCGGTCAAGGTGCCCGAGCAGGCGGGGCGCGTGACCCAGCAGTCGGCCTACGCGGCTTTCCGGGCCACGGTGCTGGACCCGGCCAAGACCAGCATGGTGTTCGCCTCCAAGAAGGTGCGGCCGGAGTTGACCGAGGCGCAACTGCCCGACGCCAGCAAGCTGAGCCTGATCCACACCGGGGTCAGCACCTACTACGGCAGCAGCCCCGAGCGCCGCACCAACGTGGCCAATGCCGCCGCCAAGATCAACGGCGCCGTGGTGCCCGTGGGCGGCACCTTCAGCTTTCTGGACGCCCTGGGCGGGATCACCGCCGACAACGGGTTTGTAGGCGGACTGATCATCAGCGGCGGGCGCACGGTGGACGGGCTGGGCGGCGGCGTGTGTCAGGTCAGCACCACCGTGTTCCGCGCGTTATACGGCGCGGGCCTGCCGGTGGAGGAGCGCAACCAGCACAGCTACCGCGTCGGCTACTACGAGCCGCAGGTGGGCTTCGAGGCCGCCGTCTACGATCCGGGTCTGGATCTTAAGTTTGGCAACGACACGGGCGGCCCGCTGCTGATCAGGACCGTCAACGACGACGCGGCCAGCACCCTGGACGTGCAGGTCTGGGGGGTCAAGCAGGCGCGCAAGGTCACGGTCAGTCCCGCCGTGATCCTGTCGCGCACGCCGCACCCGGCCCCCAAATACGTGGTCAATCCCAAACTGCGCCCCGGCACCACCCGGCAGGTGGACTGGGCCGCCGACGGCTTCAGCCTGTACATCACGCGCACCATCAAGGATGCCAGCGGCGTCCGCACCGACAAGACCAGCACGGTCTACAAGCCGTGGCAGGCGGTGTACGAGGTGGGGCCGAGCTGA
- a CDS encoding aspartate aminotransferase family protein, translating to MTATPESKPHSKWLDAELKYDSGVYNKHEVVMVRGLGATVWDENGRSYIDCVAGYGVANIGHSHPDVVKAIQEQAGKLMIMPQSVPNDKRAEFLQELVGVLPQGLERVFLCNSGTEAMEAAKKFAITGTGRQRFVSMKRGFSGRSLGALALTWEPKYREPFGDAVDNKNVDFVTYGNIEELRAAVTDQTAAVILEPVQGEGGVRPGTMEFIQEARRITKEKGALLIMDEIQTGFCRTGKMFATEHFGVTPDGMTLAKAMAGGVPIGAFVMTAEVADRMPAGGHGTTFGGNPLSMAAGIAAIRAMKREGMAEQAREKGAYFMERLRAIDSSKIREVRGMGLMIGVELKEKSAPYITALEHDEGVLALQATPLVVRFLPPITITKEQIDSVVDAFTRVLGSVNPRAERQAELAAQAEEKQSE from the coding sequence ATGACTGCAACCCCTGAAAGCAAGCCCCACAGCAAGTGGCTGGACGCCGAACTCAAGTACGACAGTGGCGTGTACAACAAGCATGAAGTCGTGATGGTGCGCGGCCTGGGCGCCACGGTCTGGGACGAGAACGGGCGCTCGTACATCGACTGCGTGGCCGGCTACGGCGTCGCCAACATCGGTCACAGCCACCCGGACGTGGTCAAGGCCATCCAGGAGCAGGCGGGCAAGCTGATGATCATGCCCCAGAGCGTGCCCAACGACAAGCGCGCCGAATTCCTGCAGGAACTTGTGGGCGTGCTGCCCCAGGGGCTGGAGCGCGTGTTTCTGTGCAACTCCGGCACCGAGGCGATGGAGGCGGCCAAGAAGTTCGCCATCACCGGCACGGGCCGCCAGCGCTTCGTGAGCATGAAGCGCGGCTTTTCCGGGCGCAGCCTGGGCGCGCTGGCCCTGACCTGGGAACCCAAGTACCGCGAACCCTTCGGCGACGCCGTGGACAACAAGAACGTGGACTTCGTGACCTACGGCAACATCGAGGAACTGCGCGCCGCCGTGACCGATCAGACGGCGGCCGTGATCCTGGAACCCGTGCAGGGCGAGGGCGGCGTGCGCCCCGGCACGATGGAATTCATTCAGGAAGCCCGCCGGATTACCAAAGAGAAGGGCGCGCTCCTGATCATGGACGAGATCCAGACCGGCTTCTGCCGCACCGGCAAGATGTTCGCCACCGAACACTTCGGCGTGACCCCCGACGGCATGACGCTGGCCAAGGCGATGGCCGGGGGCGTGCCCATCGGCGCCTTCGTGATGACCGCCGAGGTGGCCGACCGCATGCCTGCCGGCGGCCACGGCACCACTTTCGGCGGCAACCCGCTGAGCATGGCCGCTGGCATCGCCGCCATCCGCGCCATGAAGCGCGAGGGCATGGCCGAGCAGGCCCGCGAGAAGGGCGCGTACTTCATGGAGCGGCTGCGCGCCATCGACTCGTCCAAGATCCGTGAGGTGCGCGGCATGGGCCTGATGATCGGGGTGGAACTCAAGGAGAAGAGCGCGCCGTACATCACCGCCCTGGAACACGATGAGGGCGTGCTGGCGTTGCAGGCCACGCCGCTGGTGGTGCGTTTCCTGCCGCCGATCACGATCACGAAGGAGCAGATCGACAGCGTGGTGGACGCTTTCACACGGGTGCTGGGCAGCGTCAACCCGCGGGCCGAGCGGCAGGCCGAGCTGGCGGCCCAGGCTGAGGAAAAGCAGAGCGAGTAA
- a CDS encoding DMT family transporter: MTRQDALQLFALSAVWGISFLLIKWGGEVFPPLWVALLRCVFGAAVLWLALRLGRHTLPPARLWKPLLLVAFFNNVVPWTFFAWGELSVSSNIAAILNATTPLFTLLISLGVREIAPSARVILGVLIGLGGVGLTVFGGLSGGHASALGVTVLAAAGLGYAVATVIAKRTLNGLNPVGLATTQLSLAGLMLLPAALLGSAPSALTSQAVLSMLFLGVFGSGFAYLLYYGLLSRISSTQVVAVTYLLPVWGLFWGAVAGERVGVLSVVGVGVILAGLALLNLRPRRARPPVPV; the protein is encoded by the coding sequence GTGACCCGTCAGGACGCCCTGCAACTGTTTGCGCTCTCCGCCGTGTGGGGCATCTCGTTCCTGCTGATCAAGTGGGGGGGCGAGGTGTTCCCGCCGCTGTGGGTGGCGCTGCTGCGCTGCGTGTTCGGCGCGGCGGTGCTGTGGCTGGCGCTGCGGCTGGGCCGCCACACGCTGCCGCCCGCCCGGTTGTGGAAACCGCTGCTGCTGGTGGCCTTTTTCAACAACGTGGTGCCGTGGACGTTCTTCGCGTGGGGCGAGCTGAGCGTCTCCAGCAATATCGCCGCCATCCTGAACGCCACCACGCCGCTGTTCACGCTGCTGATCAGCCTGGGCGTGCGCGAGATCGCCCCCAGCGCCCGCGTGATCCTGGGCGTGCTGATCGGCCTGGGCGGCGTGGGCCTGACCGTCTTCGGCGGCCTGAGCGGCGGCCACGCCTCGGCCCTGGGCGTCACGGTGCTGGCGGCGGCGGGGCTGGGCTACGCGGTGGCGACGGTGATTGCCAAGCGCACGCTGAACGGCCTGAACCCGGTGGGGCTGGCGACGACTCAGCTCTCGCTGGCCGGATTGATGCTGCTGCCCGCCGCCCTCCTCGGCTCCGCGCCGTCCGCGCTGACCTCGCAGGCCGTGCTGTCCATGCTGTTTCTGGGCGTCTTCGGCAGCGGGTTTGCCTACCTGCTGTATTACGGCCTGCTGTCGCGCATCTCCAGCACGCAGGTGGTGGCGGTCACGTACCTGCTGCCGGTCTGGGGGCTGTTCTGGGGCGCGGTGGCCGGCGAGCGGGTGGGCGTGCTGTCGGTGGTTGGCGTGGGCGTCATCCTGGCCGGGTTGGCGCTGCTGAACCTGCGGCCCAGGCGTGCCCGTCCGCCGGTTCCGGTCTGA
- a CDS encoding pyridoxamine 5'-phosphate oxidase family protein, whose product MSGFYDPRQRDPSVSRRPQNRRDDAWIRDLLARVGIGRVATVWQSGDGQPFPFITTLAYAYRPETHDIVYHTNITGRLWANTGQGHPATFEAMEIGALLPSNSPLELSVQYRSVVAFGAARLLTDREEAREALRVLSERLFPDLRVGEQTRPILDSDLARTSVYSLAVERWSGKENWQPGADQTDDWPALTPELARLRPALPNPAVPDPARVRP is encoded by the coding sequence ATGAGCGGCTTCTACGATCCCCGGCAGCGTGACCCCAGCGTCAGCCGCCGCCCGCAGAACCGCCGGGACGACGCCTGGATTCGGGACCTGCTGGCCCGCGTGGGGATCGGACGGGTGGCGACGGTCTGGCAGTCGGGGGACGGGCAGCCCTTCCCCTTCATCACGACGCTGGCCTACGCCTACCGCCCCGAAACGCACGACATCGTGTACCACACCAACATCACCGGGCGGCTGTGGGCCAACACCGGGCAGGGCCACCCGGCCACCTTCGAGGCCATGGAAATCGGCGCTCTCCTGCCCAGCAACTCGCCGCTGGAACTGAGCGTGCAGTACCGCAGCGTCGTGGCCTTCGGCGCGGCTCGCCTGCTGACCGACCGCGAGGAGGCCCGCGAGGCCCTGCGTGTCCTCTCCGAGCGGCTGTTTCCTGACCTGCGCGTCGGCGAGCAGACCCGCCCGATTCTGGACAGCGACCTGGCGCGCACGAGTGTCTACTCGCTGGCGGTGGAACGCTGGAGCGGCAAGGAAAACTGGCAACCGGGGGCAGATCAGACCGACGACTGGCCCGCGCTGACGCCGGAACTGGCCCGTCTGCGTCCGGCCCTTCCCAACCCCGCCGTCCCCGATCCCGCTAGAGTCAGGCCGTGA